A genome region from Cervus canadensis isolate Bull #8, Minnesota chromosome 10, ASM1932006v1, whole genome shotgun sequence includes the following:
- the CRLS1 gene encoding cardiolipin synthase (CMP-forming) isoform X1 — protein sequence MLASRMARASWGALRVAAWAPGARPGKGRARGALLPPAPGCLGFLAERWWLRPAALGLRLLGASPRAHCSGAEKAAPGPATGEDAAVEARRGQWGPTSASNLYENPWTIPNMLSMTRIGLAPVLGYLIIEEDFNIALGVFALAGLTDLLDGFIARNWASQKSALGSALDPLADKILISILYISLTYADLIPVPLTYMIISRDVMLIAAVFYVRYRTLPTPRTLSKYFNPCYATARLKPTFISKVNTAVQLILVAASLAAPVFNYADSIYLQILWCFTAFTTAASAYSYYHYGRKTVQVIKGR from the exons ATGCTGGCTTCGCGGATGGCGCGCGCCTCTTGGGGGGCCCTGCGCGTCGCCGCGTGGGCACCGGGAGCGCGGCCGGGAAAGGGGCGCGCCCGCGGGGCTCTGCTCCCGCCCGCGCCCGGCTGCCTCGGTTTCTTGGCTGAGCGCTGGTGGCTACGGCCGGCCGCGCTCGGCTTGCGGCTGCTTGGGGCTAGCCCGCGAGCCCACTGCTCGGGCGCGGAGAAAGCAGCCCCCGGGCCCGCGACCGGAGAGGACGCTGCTGTTGAGGCCCGACGCGGCCAGTGGGGCCCGACGAGCGCCTCCAACCTG TATGAAAACCCATGGACAATCCCAAATATGTTGTCAATGACGAGAATTGGCTTGGCCCCAGTTTTGGGCTATTTGATTATTGAAGAAGATTTTAATATTGCATTAGGAGTTTTTGCTTTAGCTGGGCTAACTGACTTG TTGGATGGATTTATTGCTCGAAACTGGGCCAGTCAGAAATCAGCTTTGGGAAGTGCTCTTGATCCACTTGCTGATAAAATACTTATCAGTATCTTATATATTAGCTTGACCTATGCAGATCTTATTCCAG TTCCACTTACTTATATGATAATTTCAAGAGATGTAATGTTGATTGCTGCTGTTTTTTATGTCAGATATCGAACTCTTCCAACACCG CGAACACTTTCTAAGTATTTCAATCCTTGTTATGCCACTGCTAGGTTAAAACCAACCTTCATCAGTAAG GTAAACACAGCAGTTCAGTTAATCTTGGTGGCAGCTTCTTTGGCAGCTCCAGTTTTCAATTATGCTGACAGTATTTACCTTCAGATCCTGTG